The Arachis duranensis cultivar V14167 chromosome 9, aradu.V14167.gnm2.J7QH, whole genome shotgun sequence genomic sequence tcaaaattagatgAAATAAATCAGTTTGATCGAAAAATCGATAAACGAAATCTTGaaccaatttaaattaatattttttataaaaatgactATAATACCCTTATTATAAAAATGACTTAAAATATTTCTACTATATATTTTAAAACTCTAAATTCtaatctttctcttctctctatgcCATCAtagaattagaatttaggattttcaaaattaatatatataataagaatattttagtcattttttataataagagtattatagttattttctataaaaaaatattaatttatatcggttcaaaatttgatttatcgAGATTTTTAGGTCAAATTGGTTTGTTTggtctaattttgacaaaaataacacagtttgattgattatatatgttaaattttaattattaaaaagtgtctttaaaaaaagatgttttaagCGTCTTTATGTGAATGGCTCCTGTATGTAATATTACGCAAtgctaaaaattataatataacaatattcttttctcttattatttggttttgtCTAAAAGCATCAATAAAGAAACGTGCGAGGCACTGAATCCTAATGTCAGTataataaagttaaaaaaacaatataataataacaaatagaaCGCTATGTGGTCGTTCCTTGATATTCTCCAATAACCTAACCTTTTTGCAAATGGCTGGAACATCcaagaagaatagaaagaaaaggaatGTACTCGTTGAGTACGAATTTCTGCTTAATCTTTTTCCTTATAACATATGGGTGAGGATTGCCACGAAGATTGCATCGAATTCGATTCAGGAACTGTTTCACATGCAGGCAACATGCAAGGTGTTTCTTGATGCAGCGATGTCCGACGCTGTCTACAAGTATGCGACGATGTGGTATCTGCTGCTAGTGTCCTCTTCATATTACTTTGATCGGCCTGAAAGGAGGTTCATTGATCGCTGCGTGAAAGCGGAAATCCGGATGTTTTATTCTGGCATGGGTTGATGCAGTATTTCTAAATTGGCCACATTGACCTTGGAATGCAGCAACTGGTTAGGGCTGCAACGGAAGACAATGTTGAAGTCGGTTACGTGTGTGGCATGCCGTTGCTATGTAATAACAAAGACAAAGCAGCAAAGAAGGGGAGTTGAATTTTTTGAAGTTATACGTACTTCTGGAACAGTCGAAAGGTGCAGAGAGCTCTTAAGGGAATTGTTTGAGCAGTGGTGGGTGCAGGAGAAACCTTCAGATCCTGGATAACCCGTGGTTTGTCAGTCTATTAGTTGTCCTACCAGCAACGCTATGAGCGTTGTCGAAGATGTGTTCAGTGTCTTGTGTGTACTGTCTGACTGATTACGAGGTGATGGTCTTCTTGAAAATGTTTACATTTTAATGAACATTATTATTtagcaattttttttgtttaaatgtATTGTTTATGCTTCTCTTATCTGACAGTACAGTATCTAACATTGTCTTTTGTTTTGTTATGAATGATTATTTCTccttaacaaataaattatgtttttattacgTTTCTACTTTTGTGTGTGGAAAAATCTCAGTTTAATATGGTATAGAAGGCTTATTCGATAATGATTTAACTTctgtaaataaatataaataaaatattatattttaaaaaataattgag encodes the following:
- the LOC107465850 gene encoding uncharacterized protein LOC107465850 gives rise to the protein MAGTSKKNRKKRNVLVEYEFLLNLFPYNIWVRIATKIASNSIQELFHMQATCKVFLDAAMSDAVYKYATMWYLLLVSSSYYFDRPERRFIDRCQLVRAATEDNVEVGYVCGMPLLCNNKDKAAKKGS